The genomic window tctttcttcttccctccctccctccctcctctttctctccctccctctccccttctttccctccctgtccccctctctttctctctctctccctcccctctttttttctctctttcaccccccccccccactcacaCATCCCAGAGTATAAAGAAGGCACACCTTTGCTGATCCTGGAGGGTGAATCCCTGAAACTTGACTGTGCCGCTGCCAGTAACCCTCCAGCTACCCTGAGCTGGTCCTTGGGAGACCGAAACCTGACCTCCTTGCAGACCTCCTACCCTGGGGTCTTGAGCCTGGAAATGACATCATTGAGAGAAGAAGATGGAGGAGAATACATGTGCCAAGCCCACAACCGACTGGGGGCccagaatctctctctctatctctctgtgcaGTGTGAGTGAGACATGGCTGAAAGGCTACCTGGGTCCCTGGAGTTGAGGGAGAGGACACCAAATGGAttcttctcccctcttttcccACAGACCCACCAAGGATGCTCAATCTCTCTTGCTCCAAGACCAATGGGAGTATTTTCTGTACCTGCTCTGCCCAGGCAGTACCAGCCCCCTCCCTGGACTGGTGGATTGGAGAAAGCGCTCTGGAAAAGAATAGCTCTGAGGATACTCTCCGGGAGGTATCCATCACTTCTGGGACCTGGACCAATAGCAGACTCAGCATGAAAAAGGAGCTTAACCAGAACCTCAAGATCCGATGTGAGGGGAAGAACCAGTATGGTGTACACAATCTTAGCATCCTACTGACACCAGGTGAGTAGAGATGCCCCGGAAGAAGAGAGAACTGAGATGGGGCTGAGTTTAGGAAAGATTCTGCAGGACAGAAGACCGAGGTGGGAGGGTAGAGTGGATGAAGTAGGGGAACAAAGACAGGCAATTGGAGGGGGGAAAGTGCACTGGCTTTTGGGTCTTGAGATCTGGAGTGAGATCATGCCCTTTGGAACTGAAGGCAAATCAAGTAACTTCTCTGGGCAACAATTTACctgcaaggagaaagaaaggaagtagggagggagggagggagggaggaaggaagggagtccCCTAATAACACTAtgagcttgctctctctctctctttctctctctctctctctctctctctctctctctctctctctctctcaaaacccttacctttcaccttagaatcaatactttttattggttccaaggcagaagagtggtaagggctaagtaatgggggttaaatgacttttccagggtcacacagctaggaagtatctgaggccatatttgaacccaggaccttgcatctctagacctggttctcaatccactgagtcacccaactgccttCTAcactataagctctttgaggacaagaattgtcccattttgtttttatttcccatCTCCTAATACAaagaaagttctttaaaaaaaacaccttatcttctatcttagaatcaatcaattctaatgcagaagagctgtaagggctaggtaatgagggttaagtgacttgcctgggttcaCACAGTCTTGAATTCTGTCCAACTCTACATGACcctatttgtgattttcttggcagacactggagtagagtggtttaccatttccttctccaactcattttacaaatgaggaaactgaggcaaacaaggtgaagtgacttgcccagggacatacagctagtgtctgaggcaggtcttaaactcataaagatgagccttcctgattccaagcccagttctTTGTTTATTGGTCCACCCAGTtggttttcttcaaaactcagcttaTGTCACTTTCCAAAGGAAGTTGGCTTTTCAAAGTCTTCCCCACTTTGCCTCCCCAGAACCTTCCCCTTTAAACTCTATTTCTATTTGATGGGCTtatgtatttatatgttgtctccctcattagactgtcaATCCCTTgtgggcagagactatttttgcctttctcagGATACTGAAGCCCAACACTTGCCATATGATATGGGCTAAAGAAATGCTTGTGGTTTGACCTCAACTCTACCTCCTTCCTGGCTTTCTTGGCTTCCTGAAATATTCAGCTCAAATCCAGCTTCTGCCTCAGACCTTGTTGAGCTCCCCAGTTACTAATGACTTCCCTTTTCTGATTGCCTTTATCTACACTGCAgctatcttttttaaaacatttaatttaatgctATTTAATTAGGTGACTTAGAATAATTTTCtctggttacaagactcatgttccttccctccccttcccccacccccacccccacccccatatcttgtgcacaattccactgggtttaacacaTGTCATCACTCAAggcccatttccttattattaatatttgcactaggatgatcttttagagtccactttcccagacATAgtcccaccaacccatgtgatcaagcagttgtctttcttctgtgtttctttccccatagttcttcctctggatgtggatagtgttctttctcatatgtctctccgaatagttctggatcattgcattgctgctagttgagaagtccattacatttgattataccacagtgtattagtctctgtgtacaatgttctcctggttctgctcctctccctctgcatcacttcctggaggttgttccagtctccatggaattcctccactttatttttccctagattacaatagtattacatcaccaacatatgccacagtttgttcagccattccccaattgatgggcatcccctcattttccaatttttggccaccacaaagagcgcagctatgaatatttttgtacaagtctttttgtccattatctctttggggtacaagcccagcagtgctatggctggatcaaagggcagacagtcttctatcaacctttggggatagttccaaattgccctccagaatggttggatcaattcacaaccctaccagcaatgcagtaatgtcccaattttgccatattccctctaacatttattactttcctttgctgtcatattatccaatctgctaggtgtcaggtggtacctcagagtaattttgatttgcatttctgtaattataagagatttagaacattttttcatgtgcttgttaatagttttgatttctttatctgaaaactgcctatccatgtcccttgcccatttatcaactggggaatggcttaatttttgtacaattgatttagtccCTTATtaatttgagtgattagatctttgtcagaggtttttggtataaagattgcttcccaatttgctgcttcccttctaatttttatttcattggttttatttgtacaaaacctttttaatttaatgtaatcaaaattatttattttgcattttgtaatttttttctaattcttgcttggtcttaaaatctttcctttcccaaagatctgacatgtatactattctgtgttcacctactttacttattgtttccttctttatgtttaagtcattcacccattttgaatttatcttggtgtagggtgtgaggtgttgatctattcctaatctctcccatactgtcttcctattttcccagcagtttttgtcaaatagtggattttggtcccaaaagctgggatctttgggtttgtcatatactgtcttgctgaggtcacttaccccaagtctattccactgatcctcccttctgtctcttagccagagccaaattgttttgatgtccactgttttatagtatagtttgagatctggtactgcaaggccaccttcctttgtatttttttcatcatttccctggatatccttgatcttttgttctaaataaattttgttattttttttctaattctgtaaaaaagtttgttgatagttcaatgggtatggttccaaataagtaaattagtttgggtaggatggtcatttttattatgttggctcatcctagccatgatcaattaatgtttttccaattatttagatctaccAGATAGagtggcagatagattcctaagtattttattttgtctagggtgattttaaatggaatttctctttctaattcttgctgctggaatgagttggaaatatataaaaatgctgatgatttatgtgggtttattttgtatcctgcaactttgctaaagttgttgattatttccactagctttttagttgattctctaggattccttaagtagatcatcagatcatctgca from Monodelphis domestica isolate mMonDom1 chromosome 4, mMonDom1.pri, whole genome shotgun sequence includes these protein-coding regions:
- the LOC100028318 gene encoding sialic acid-binding Ig-like lectin 10, with amino-acid sequence MHLLLLLLLLCQIWQESSSEKDPEFWINVEEMVTLQEGLCVSIPCSFHYSQQHKNNNTAHGYWFQRTKQDKLVATSDTQQDVQSWAQSRFHLIGDPQMGNCSLSITGVQKQDHGNYWFQVEKGDLRYNYTSKMLFVRVEGEHSVPGKSLGVMGSPEQYSYQRNGTEYKEGTPLLILEGESLKLDCAAASNPPATLSWSLGDRNLTSLQTSYPGVLSLEMTSLREEDGGEYMCQAHNRLGAQNLSLYLSVQYPPRMLNLSCSKTNGSIFCTCSAQAVPAPSLDWWIGESALEKNSSEDTLREVSITSGTWTNSRLSMKKELNQNLKIRCEGKNQYGVHNLSILLTPGE